The following proteins are co-located in the Silene latifolia isolate original U9 population chromosome 1, ASM4854445v1, whole genome shotgun sequence genome:
- the LOC141604157 gene encoding uncharacterized protein LOC141604157 translates to MVRPTKVENTIMEALTQTLRNQQDANAQVNHRPNSRGKRSFVPSSSSSAKKKKKPFPRGQVPSGQVQGGQAPSSEDNPEETRKCFKCRQAYHPGIGCFDMPLKCYLCKKPGHFIKDCPEKKKTSPPHDPEAEPREAVRVENQVGAVVPPDTASGFEDSVEESSFGNRLFEE, encoded by the exons atggtgcgaccaaccaaggtggagaatactatcatggaagccctTACACAAACTCTCCGGAATCAACAAGATGCCAATGCTCAAGTCAATCATCGTCCTAACTCCCGTGGCAAGAGATCCTTTGTGCCCTCATCTTCGTCATCtgctaagaagaagaagaagcctttTCCAAGAGGACAAGTACCAAGTGGACAAGTGCAAGGTGGACAAGCTCCCTCGTCGGAAGACAACCCTGAGGAGACCCGCAAGTGTTTCAAGTGtaggcaagcttatcaccccggaattggatgctttgatatgcccttgaagtgttaccttTGCAAGAAGCCCGGTCATTTCATCaaggattgccccgagaagaagaagaCTTCTCCTCCTCATGATCCGGAAGCTGAGCCAAGAGAAGCCGTTCgtgtcgagaatcaagtcggagccgtcgttcctcccgacaccgcttcgg GATTTGAAGACTCGGTGGAAGAGTCAAGCTTTGGTAaccgtttattcgaagaatag